CTGCCGATCGACTACATCGGCCTCGCGCTGCTGTTCCTCGGGGTCGGCAGCCTGCAGCTGATGCTCGACAACGGCAACGACATGGACTGGTTCAGCTCCGGCTTCATCCTCACGCTGGCGGTGATCGCCGCGGTGGCGCTGTCGGTGCTGGTGGTGTGGGAGCTGACCGATCCGCATCCCATCGTCGACCTGTCGCTGTTCAAGAGCCGCAACTTCACCATCGGCGTGCTGGCGCTGTCGCTCGGCGTGTTCTGCTTCTTCGGCAGCACCGTGCTGTTCCCGCTGTGGCTGCAGACGGTGATGGGCTACACGGCCACCTGGTCCGGCCTGGCGGTGGCGCCAGTGGGCATCCTGGCCTTCTTCATCTCGCCCATCATCGGCAAGAACATCCAGCGGCTGGATCTGCGGCTGGTGTCGTCGTTTGCCTTCATGGTCTTCGCCGCCACCATGTTCTGGTTCGCCAGCTTCACGCTGGAAACGGCGTTCGACCAGATCATCATCCCGCGTTTGCTGCAGGGCATCGGCGTGGCCTGCTTCTTCGTGCCGGTGAACCAGATCGTGCTGTCGGGCCTGCCGGTATCGCGGCTGGCGGCGGCCTCCGGCCTGGCGAACTTCTTCCGCACCATCGCCGGCAGCTTCGCCACCGCGATCGCCGTGTTCACCTGGGATCACCGCGCCACCTTCCACCATGCGCGGCTGACCGAGCATGTGACCAGCGGCGATCCGGCCACCGTCGATTACGTGGCGCGGCTGCACCAGCTCGGCCTGCCGGGCGATACCGCCTATGCGCAGATCGACAAGGTGATCGGACAGCAGGCCTTCCAGATCGCCACCACCGAGGTGTTCTGGGGGCTGGGTGTGATCTTCGTATTGCTGATGGCCATCGTCTGGCTCGCCAAGCCGCCGTTTGGCAGCGTCGGTGGTGCCGGCGGGCACTGATGGCAAAACGACAAACAAGCCGCCCAACGGGCGGCTTTGTTGCATCCACATGTCGTGTGCACGGGCGTACACTGGACAGCCATCAAAACTGATGTTAAGAAAGCGCTTTCATGACGAACGGAAGAATTTAGCGTGCATACGGTCGCTGTCTTTGTCGCCGCTCTGGTGGTGTTGCTGCACCTCTATTTCATGGTGCTCGAAATGTTCTACTGGACGCGGCCATTGGGGCGGCGGGTGTTCCGGCTGAACGAGGAGTTCGCCTACCAGAGCCGCCTGCTGGCGGCCAACCAGGGCCTGTACAACGGCTTCCTCGCCATTGGCCTTGCCTGGGGGCTGGCGATGGGGCCGGCCGGTCACGGCATCCAGCTGTTCTTCCTCGGTTGCGTGATCTGCGCCGGCGTGTTCGGCGCCGCCACGGTCGGCCGCCGCATCCTGTGGGTACAGGCGGCTCCGGCCACCGCGGCATTGCTGCTGCTGTTGGCCACCCGCTAGGCGCTGGCCGGCTCGGCTGCTGCACCAGCCACATCGGGCAGGCAGCCCAGTCCGCGCAAGGTGGTGGCCACCGCCAGATCCAGCGGCGTGCGCGGCTCGGCGCCCAGCGTGGCAACCAGCTTGTCGTTGGCAAGGCGCAGGCTATGGCGCCAGTAGGGCTGGATCTCGCGTAACTCGCGCATCAGCGGCACCACCGGTGCCAGCGCACGCACCAGCCACCAGGGGAAACGGCGCCAAGCCAGGTCCGGCCGGCTGCTGGCGCGGATGATCGCCCCCACCAGTTGCTCGCCATCCCCATCCCAGTGCCCGGCTATCTGGTAGACGGCATGGTCGTCGAGCGCATCGCCCAGTTCGACCAGGCGCAGCATGATTTCGGCCACATCGGGCAGGTAGGCCCACTGGTGACCGACGGTGCCGAGCAGATTCACCGCACCGATCGGTTGCCCCGGCGTGATCAAGCCCTGGGCAAACCAGCTGTTGCGGCTGCGTGGACCGAAGTAGTCGCCGGCCCGCACAATCAGCGTTCGTGCCCGGCCTTGCGCCGCCGCCTGCTGCAGCCGGCTTTCCAGCATCACGCGGATCTCGCCCTTGCGGGTATCCGGGTCTTGCGGCGTGGCCTCGGTGATCACGCGGTCACCGGCCGCGTAGTTGTAGACGGTACCCGGCAATACGATGCGCGCCCCATTCGCTTCGGCGGCGGCGATGGTGTTGGCTATCATCGGCAACACCCACTGTCCCCAGTTGCGATAGCCCGGGGGATTGACCGCATGCACGATCAGCGCACTGCCTGCAGCGGCACGCAACACATCGTCGCGGTTCAGCGCGTCGCCGGCGTGCCAGCGGATGCCGTTGTCCGGCCGACTGGCCGCAATGCGTGTCAGCGCGTGAACCTGCCAGCCGCGTGCCAGCAGCTTGGCCGCCACTTCCCCGCCGATGCCACCGGTTGCGCCCAGTACCAATGCCTGTTTTGCCATGTTCTGTCTCCGAGGATGTGCCGCGCCGTGGCGGCGGGATGGCTGCACTGTGCGCTCGTCACCGCCAAAACAGAATTGCCTATCCAGGCATGGTTGATATACAAAAATGCATGACCTTCATCGACCCCCCCTGGGATCTCTACCGCACACTGCTGGCCGTGCTCGAGCACGGCTCGCTCTCCGCCGCCGCCCGTGCGCTGGGGCTGGCCCAGCCAACGGTAGGCCGGCAGATCGAGGCACTGGAAACACAACTGGGCTTGCCGCTGTTCACCCGCTCGCAGACGGGGTTGCTGCCCACCGACGCCGCACGCGCATTACGGCCGCACACCGAGGCAATGCGTGCCAGCGCCGCGGCGCTGTTACGGCTGGCGCAGGGCAGTGCCGACGAGGTACGCGGCGCGGTGCGGATCACCGCGGCGGAGATGGTCGGTATTGAATTGCTACCGCCGCTGTTGGCCACGCTGCGCGAACAGCACGCCGAGCTCGTGCTGGAACTGGTGCTGTCGGACCAGCTGCAGAACCTGCTGCAGCGCGACGCCGACATCGCGGTGCGGATGAGCCCACCAACGCAGGATGCCCTGCTGGCGCAGAAGGTGGGGACGGTGGGACTGGGGCTGTATGCGCACCGCGACTACGCCCAACGCCATGGCTTGCCGCAGCGCCTGGACGAACTGGCGCAACACGCGCTGATCGGCTTCGATACCGAGCTGCCGTATATCCGCCGGCTACGCGAGCGGCTGGCGCTGCCAATCGACCGCGACGACTTCGCCGTGCGCAGCGACAACACCTTGGCGCAACTCGCGCTGCTGCGCGCCGGCTTCGGCATCGCCTTCTGCCATCACGGCATCGCCGCGCGCGACCCGGCCCTGCTGCCGGTGCTGGCGCAGGACTTCGGCTTTGGGCTGGATACCTGGGTGTTGATGCACGAGGATCTGCGCGGTAGCCGGCGCCATCGGGTGGTGTTCGATGCGCTGGCGGAGGGCCTGCGCGCGCATCTGGCCAGGCCGTGAGCGCTATTTCTCCGCGCGTACGCCGAGCTTGGCCTTGCCGCTGCTGCGATCGATGTGCAGCACCAGGCGCTTGGCACCGCAGACATTGACGTCAGCAGCGTAGACCGGCTCGATCAGTTCGAGAAATTCGAACTTCATGTCGATCAGGCAATCGACCGGTTGCTTGATCTTCACGTTGACTGCTTGGCCCGTCTCCAGATCGTCGGATTCGCCCAATAAAGGAATCCACTCATCGCTGGTGCCTGGTCGCCGGTATTCGGCCTTCATCACGATGTTCTTCAGCGTGTTCTTGAGTTCCAGCGACAGCTCCGCAGGCTTGGCCGAGCCGCGTTGCCAGTCGCGCATGAAGTTCAACGCACCAAGGCGGTTTTCCTGGCGGGTGCTCTTAGGGTAGTCATCCTTGCAGGAGACGCTGACACGCATCCTGTCACTCAGATCGTTGCCCAGCCAGTCGTAGAGCGCATTGTCGATCTCTTTCTGCGCACGGCCATCCCAGCGCACGAAGGCGCTGGTGAAACCGGCGCCACCACTGCCGTCGCCGCAGTCGCGGGAAAAGCGCATCACCCAATACCCTTCGGGAACGACCTTGGTGACGGCAAGAATCTGATAGTCGTAGCCGTACGGTGTGCCCAGGCCGCTGACATCGGTGACGAACAGCAGAAACTGCCGCTCCAGCCGCTCGGTCTTCACCGTGTAGCCGTAGTGTGGTGTTTGCGGATTCTCCCAGGCGGCCGGCGCGGCCAGGCCCTGGGTGGTCCAGAGCAGGCACAGGGCGGCAAGGCTGGCGGATCGGATCATCGTTGCCTCGGGCATCAGCTAAGCTGTGGCAGTGTACGAAGCCGCCGGTCTGGCGTCGACGGCCTCGTCGCCAGCGGCGTGTGCTCTGCCACAGTGCGGGCTCAGTCCGCTGCCGTCACCACGCGGATCTCGACACCGTCCAGCGTCACCACCTGGCCGGCGCGGATCTTGTTGGTCTTGCGCAGCTCCTGCACGCCGTCGACCGAGACGGCGCCACTGGCGACCAGCGCCTTGCCGGCGCCGCCGCTGTCGGCCACACCGGCGAGTTTCAACAGGTCGCACAGCGCGATGTAGTCCTGGTACAGCTGGATTTCGAGGATTTGCATATCGGTGTTCCTGGAATCTGGGTGGGATGTTTATGCCGTCATGGCGCGAGCAACGGCTTCGGCGATCTCGATGCCGTCCACACCGGCCGACAGGATGCCGCCAGCGTAGCCGGCACCTTCGCCCGCAGGAAACAGGCCCTTCACGTTGAGGCTCTGCAGCGTATCGCGGTCGCGGGTGATGCGCAGCGGCGAGCTGGTGCGCGTTTCCACGCCGGTCAGCAGCGCGTCGTGCATGCTGTAACCGCGGATCTGTCGCTCGAACGCGGGCAGCGCCTCGCGCATCGCGGTGATGGCGTAGTCCGGCAGCGCCAGCGCCAGATCGGTCAGTGTCACGCCTGGCGTATACGACGGCGCGACCGAGCCGAAGTCTTTCGATGGCTTGCCAGCAAGGAAATCGCCGACCAGCTGGGCGGGGGCGTTGTAGTCGCCGCCACCGAGCTCGAACGCGCGCGATTCGAGCTGGCGCTGGAATTCGATGCCGGCCAGCACGCCACCGGGATAATCATCCGGCGTGATGCCGACGACGAAGCCGGCATTGGCGTTGCGCTCGTTGCGCGAGTACTGGCTCATGCCGTTGGTGACCACGCGGTTCGGCTCGCTGGTGGCGGCGACCACGGTGCCGCCGGGGCACATGCAGAAGCTGTAGACGGAGCGGCCGTTGCTGGCGTGGTGCACCAGCTTGTAATCGGCGGCGCCGAGGATGGGGTTGCCGGCCGACGGGCCAAAGCGCGCGGCGTCGATCACCGATTGCGGGTGCTCGATGCGGAAGCCGACCGAGAACGGCTTGGCCTCCATGAACACGCCGTGGCCGTGCAGCATCTCGAAGGTATCGCGCGCGCTGTGGCCCAGCGCCAGCACCACGTGATCCGATTCGATCACGCTGCCGTCGGCCAGCTTCACCCCGCGCAGCTGCAAGCCGTCGCCGGATTTTTCCAGCAGCAGGTCGTCCACCTTGTGATTGAAGCGGATCTCGCCACCGAGGGCGACGATCTTGGTGCGCATCTCCTCGATCATGCTCACCAGGCGGAAGGTGCCGATGTGCGGCTTGCTCACATATTCGATCTCCGGCGGCGCCCCGGCGGCAACGAACTCCTTCAACACCTTGCGGCCGAGAAAGCGCGGATCGCGGATCTGGCTGTAGAGCTTGCCGTCCGAAAAGGTGCCGGCGCCGCCTTCACCGAACTGCACATTGGAATCCGGATTGAGCTCGCGCTTGCGCCACAGCCCCCACGTATCCTTGGTGCGCTCGCGCACCGCCTTGCCGCGTTCGAGCACGATGGGGTTGAAGCCCATCTCGGCAAGGATCAGCGCGGCAAACAGGCCACAGGGGCCGAAGCCGACCACCAGCGGGCGTTTGGCCGGCGGGGAAGCC
This region of Chitinolyticbacter meiyuanensis genomic DNA includes:
- a CDS encoding NAD-dependent epimerase/dehydratase family protein; translated protein: MAKQALVLGATGGIGGEVAAKLLARGWQVHALTRIAASRPDNGIRWHAGDALNRDDVLRAAAGSALIVHAVNPPGYRNWGQWVLPMIANTIAAAEANGARIVLPGTVYNYAAGDRVITEATPQDPDTRKGEIRVMLESRLQQAAAQGRARTLIVRAGDYFGPRSRNSWFAQGLITPGQPIGAVNLLGTVGHQWAYLPDVAEIMLRLVELGDALDDHAVYQIAGHWDGDGEQLVGAIIRASSRPDLAWRRFPWWLVRALAPVVPLMRELREIQPYWRHSLRLANDKLVATLGAEPRTPLDLAVATTLRGLGCLPDVAGAAAEPASA
- a CDS encoding LysR family transcriptional regulator, with the translated sequence MTFIDPPWDLYRTLLAVLEHGSLSAAARALGLAQPTVGRQIEALETQLGLPLFTRSQTGLLPTDAARALRPHTEAMRASAAALLRLAQGSADEVRGAVRITAAEMVGIELLPPLLATLREQHAELVLELVLSDQLQNLLQRDADIAVRMSPPTQDALLAQKVGTVGLGLYAHRDYAQRHGLPQRLDELAQHALIGFDTELPYIRRLRERLALPIDRDDFAVRSDNTLAQLALLRAGFGIAFCHHGIAARDPALLPVLAQDFGFGLDTWVLMHEDLRGSRRHRVVFDALAEGLRAHLARP
- a CDS encoding RNA-binding S4 domain-containing protein; amino-acid sequence: MQILEIQLYQDYIALCDLLKLAGVADSGGAGKALVASGAVSVDGVQELRKTNKIRAGQVVTLDGVEIRVVTAAD
- a CDS encoding DHA2 family efflux MFS transporter permease subunit; this translates as MSQTAAASPPPAPIRGLQLVLLTLAVASATFMEVLDTTIVNVSVSHISGDLAVSPTQGTWAISSYGLAAAIAVPMTGWLAKRFGEVRMFTLSVLLFTVMSVLCGFAHNLPTLVFFRFMQGLVSGPMVPLSQTLLLANYPPQKKGLALALWAMTVIVAPIFGPMLGGWLTDNYSWPWIFYINVPVGLLAGFAAWSLLKGRETPTQKLPIDYIGLALLFLGVGSLQLMLDNGNDMDWFSSGFILTLAVIAAVALSVLVVWELTDPHPIVDLSLFKSRNFTIGVLALSLGVFCFFGSTVLFPLWLQTVMGYTATWSGLAVAPVGILAFFISPIIGKNIQRLDLRLVSSFAFMVFAATMFWFASFTLETAFDQIIIPRLLQGIGVACFFVPVNQIVLSGLPVSRLAAASGLANFFRTIAGSFATAIAVFTWDHRATFHHARLTEHVTSGDPATVDYVARLHQLGLPGDTAYAQIDKVIGQQAFQIATTEVFWGLGVIFVLLMAIVWLAKPPFGSVGGAGGH
- a CDS encoding DUF1304 domain-containing protein, translated to MHTVAVFVAALVVLLHLYFMVLEMFYWTRPLGRRVFRLNEEFAYQSRLLAANQGLYNGFLAIGLAWGLAMGPAGHGIQLFFLGCVICAGVFGAATVGRRILWVQAAPATAALLLLLATR
- a CDS encoding NAD(P)/FAD-dependent oxidoreductase, which translates into the protein MIRVTEIKLPLTHTEEELPAAVIKKLGIKPADLLNFTVFQRAYDARKKAAILLVYTVDAEVKHEAALLKRFEADRCVSTTPDMGYRHVAQLASPPAKRPLVVGFGPCGLFAALILAEMGFNPIVLERGKAVRERTKDTWGLWRKRELNPDSNVQFGEGGAGTFSDGKLYSQIRDPRFLGRKVLKEFVAAGAPPEIEYVSKPHIGTFRLVSMIEEMRTKIVALGGEIRFNHKVDDLLLEKSGDGLQLRGVKLADGSVIESDHVVLALGHSARDTFEMLHGHGVFMEAKPFSVGFRIEHPQSVIDAARFGPSAGNPILGAADYKLVHHASNGRSVYSFCMCPGGTVVAATSEPNRVVTNGMSQYSRNERNANAGFVVGITPDDYPGGVLAGIEFQRQLESRAFELGGGDYNAPAQLVGDFLAGKPSKDFGSVAPSYTPGVTLTDLALALPDYAITAMREALPAFERQIRGYSMHDALLTGVETRTSSPLRITRDRDTLQSLNVKGLFPAGEGAGYAGGILSAGVDGIEIAEAVARAMTA